One window of the Nitrospira defluvii genome contains the following:
- a CDS encoding DUF6519 domain-containing protein: MSGDYSRKRFNPEKHYQGVLRQQGRVDLDADWNEYVDLQDRRWRAETIDVVGRCGVPAETPEGFKIGVTGGELTVGQGRMYVDGYVAENHGTAPALDATIEEQYGTAALLVKDQPFGGPVTIPPQVRSLVYLDVWRREVTYLQAPDLIEPAVNVDTTTRDQTAWQVRILGGIPAEVNCETPLTDIPGWPAGNRPSSARLTTTTVAVTTEPDLCLVPPTGGYRGLENHLYRVEVHSATNTTAKVKWSRENAHVATTIVEILAGRTTVRVESLGRDNVLRFKTGDWVEFTSDTREFAGLPGEMRKVTVDDTNKTLTFTPALPIADFPQGVPDATKHLRVIRWDQSGIVRKPDGSQLVNLDLTTDGLIELSAANPSFVLEYGVQATLTVQTGGTAQSGDYWCFAARTADADIERLDLAPPLGLYHHYCHLAIIEADGQIHDCRTVFPPLTELTPGCCTVVVRPGEDIQAAIDSLPEEGGCVCLKVGEHEIEAPIRIEQSNVSLHGETAGARVLRKNGTELLHIGHPNGLLVEHVTVSGVSLMLENKGQQGQGLQAMVAMDRCRDATLERCLVHAEVSTQIAGVVISRSTDVRVTGCVVDNVHYGVWTLADTTGLVIVGNSFDAANKRKSDGGLVGLLLQDLSFPARIEDNRLLGFVFGIVLNNGALTGTPFSLAAGSTIAGNYIVRLGAEVDPGTLKAFGIDVAADGCVISDNILLYNSPEYGGISVSGRDAVVERNQLRSLLKEAGSVRPIALLLARLGANGSLGSLGGRVSGNLAFGVQDGIVVIGNEGAEVLDNTVGSEGQEVRFGILLAFSSRVRAQGNRVTNTAWPIAASGGTANVLADNSLVRGVGGITAVFHTSFTCSQNRVEDMRHWGILSLVGFAKCALTENRVLNCGYQQAPSIGIGASVQLGELCVESCEVMNTGVSPDNTTISALSWGIIADLILEARVQSNLVTYANAALLDANQEHRALWMRGWLEQVITFGAGQVVFGFSAQILDNKFLGPGRTALVEIAQQNVSDTLFRRFERLFFSNNFCWHASVAAQGTATVSLSARSAIVMGNHIKTNVPIPSVDFHGMKEAVYMGNLAQANPVNFGGIPSPVSGFNRP, from the coding sequence ATGAGTGGCGATTACAGCCGGAAACGATTCAACCCTGAGAAACATTACCAGGGCGTGCTGCGGCAGCAGGGACGAGTGGACCTTGATGCCGATTGGAATGAGTATGTGGATCTTCAGGATCGCCGTTGGCGTGCGGAGACCATCGATGTGGTGGGGCGTTGCGGGGTGCCGGCCGAGACGCCGGAGGGATTCAAGATCGGCGTCACCGGCGGAGAACTGACCGTCGGACAAGGGCGGATGTACGTCGATGGGTACGTAGCCGAGAACCACGGGACTGCGCCGGCGCTCGACGCCACGATCGAAGAGCAGTACGGCACGGCGGCACTGTTGGTGAAGGATCAGCCCTTCGGCGGCCCGGTGACGATTCCTCCCCAGGTGCGGTCGCTCGTCTACCTGGATGTCTGGCGAAGGGAAGTGACGTATCTGCAGGCGCCGGACCTCATCGAGCCGGCCGTGAACGTTGATACAACGACCAGGGACCAGACCGCCTGGCAGGTGAGGATTCTGGGCGGCATCCCGGCGGAGGTGAACTGTGAGACCCCACTGACGGACATTCCCGGTTGGCCTGCAGGAAACCGTCCCTCCTCCGCTCGCTTGACCACCACGACGGTGGCGGTGACGACAGAGCCGGATCTCTGCCTCGTGCCGCCGACCGGTGGCTATCGCGGCTTGGAGAATCATCTGTACCGAGTCGAGGTACACAGTGCGACGAACACGACCGCGAAGGTGAAGTGGTCGCGAGAGAATGCGCATGTCGCCACAACCATTGTTGAAATCCTTGCCGGCCGGACGACCGTGCGTGTGGAAAGCCTGGGGCGTGATAACGTGCTCCGCTTTAAGACCGGAGATTGGGTGGAATTCACGAGTGATACGCGCGAATTCGCCGGTCTGCCCGGTGAGATGCGCAAGGTGACGGTGGATGACACCAACAAGACGTTGACGTTTACCCCTGCGTTGCCGATCGCCGATTTCCCCCAAGGCGTGCCGGACGCAACCAAACACTTGCGCGTGATCCGGTGGGATCAATCCGGAATCGTGCGAAAACCGGATGGCTCGCAATTGGTGAACCTGGACCTCACGACCGACGGATTGATCGAACTGTCCGCGGCCAATCCCAGCTTTGTGTTGGAGTACGGGGTGCAAGCCACGTTGACGGTGCAGACGGGAGGGACCGCGCAGAGCGGCGACTATTGGTGCTTCGCGGCCAGGACCGCGGATGCCGATATCGAGCGACTCGATCTGGCGCCGCCCCTCGGTCTCTATCATCATTACTGCCATCTCGCGATCATCGAAGCCGACGGCCAAATTCACGACTGCCGGACGGTGTTTCCTCCGCTCACGGAGTTGACTCCCGGCTGTTGCACGGTCGTGGTGCGTCCTGGTGAGGATATCCAAGCGGCAATCGATTCGTTGCCGGAGGAAGGCGGATGTGTCTGTCTCAAAGTCGGCGAGCACGAAATTGAGGCGCCGATCCGAATTGAACAGTCCAACGTGTCGTTGCACGGGGAAACCGCTGGCGCTCGCGTCTTGCGGAAGAACGGAACAGAGCTCCTTCACATCGGGCATCCCAACGGGCTGCTGGTGGAGCATGTGACCGTCTCCGGGGTGTCCTTGATGCTGGAAAACAAGGGGCAGCAGGGGCAGGGCCTGCAGGCCATGGTGGCGATGGATCGTTGCCGTGACGCCACGCTCGAGCGGTGCCTGGTGCATGCGGAGGTGTCGACGCAGATCGCCGGTGTGGTCATCAGCCGCAGCACCGATGTGCGCGTGACTGGTTGTGTCGTCGACAATGTGCACTACGGAGTCTGGACGCTCGCCGATACGACGGGCCTCGTCATCGTCGGCAACAGTTTCGATGCCGCAAACAAACGGAAGAGCGACGGAGGTCTGGTAGGGCTTCTCCTTCAAGACCTGTCCTTTCCGGCGCGCATCGAGGACAATCGCCTTCTGGGGTTTGTTTTTGGCATTGTGCTGAACAATGGAGCTCTGACCGGCACCCCGTTTTCGCTGGCCGCCGGTTCCACCATTGCCGGGAACTATATCGTGCGGCTGGGGGCAGAGGTGGATCCGGGGACGTTGAAGGCGTTCGGCATTGATGTGGCTGCCGATGGCTGTGTCATCAGCGACAACATTCTCCTCTACAATTCCCCGGAATACGGCGGCATTTCCGTCAGCGGCAGGGATGCGGTCGTCGAACGCAATCAACTCCGCTCCTTGTTGAAAGAGGCAGGCTCGGTTCGGCCGATTGCGCTGCTGTTGGCCAGGCTGGGCGCAAACGGCAGTCTCGGATCTCTCGGAGGGAGAGTGTCGGGCAACTTGGCCTTCGGTGTGCAGGACGGCATCGTGGTGATCGGCAATGAGGGAGCCGAAGTGCTCGACAATACGGTGGGCAGCGAGGGACAGGAGGTGCGATTCGGCATTCTGTTGGCGTTTTCGAGTCGGGTTCGGGCGCAGGGAAATCGGGTCACCAACACCGCCTGGCCCATCGCGGCCAGCGGCGGGACGGCGAACGTGCTGGCCGACAACAGCCTGGTGCGGGGCGTCGGCGGGATCACCGCGGTCTTTCATACGTCGTTCACGTGCAGCCAGAATCGCGTCGAAGACATGCGGCATTGGGGTATTCTCAGCCTGGTCGGGTTTGCCAAATGTGCGCTGACAGAGAATCGAGTCTTGAACTGTGGCTACCAGCAAGCTCCATCCATCGGCATCGGGGCCTCCGTGCAGCTCGGGGAATTGTGTGTGGAGTCCTGTGAGGTGATGAATACCGGGGTCTCGCCGGACAATACGACCATCAGTGCCTTGTCCTGGGGCATCATTGCGGATCTCATTCTTGAGGCGAGAGTGCAGAGCAACCTGGTCACTTATGCAAACGCCGCCCTCTTGGATGCCAATCAGGAGCACCGCGCGCTCTGGATGCGTGGCTGGCTGGAACAGGTGATCACATTCGGGGCAGGCCAGGTGGTGTTCGGATTCAGCGCGCAGATTCTCGATAATAAATTTCTCGGGCCTGGTCGAACGGCGTTAGTTGAAATCGCTCAGCAAAATGTGAGCGACACGTTGTTCCGCCGCTTCGAGCGGCTCTTCTTCAGCAATAATTTCTGTTGGCACGCCAGCGTAGCCGCCCAGGGGACCGCAACCGTGTCTCTCTCAGCCCGAAGCGCGATCGTGATGGGCAATCACATCAAGACCAATGTGCCGATCCCGTCCGTGGATTTCCACGGCATGAAGGAGGCGGTCTACATGGGCAACCTGGCTCAAGCCAACCCGGTGAACTTCGGAGGAATTCCATCCCCGGTCTCCGGCTTCAATCGACCCTAG
- a CDS encoding GPW/gp25 family protein produces MAQLDFPYRFDARGRTTGTDEADHIRDLIEQVLFTHPGERVMRPDFGSGLLQVVFSPNSVVLAATTQVLVQSSLQRWLSEWIVVESVQVETMDSTLRVTVQYVIRGSGARVVGTFVQGGGA; encoded by the coding sequence ATGGCGCAACTCGATTTTCCATATCGGTTCGACGCGCGAGGCCGGACCACCGGGACGGACGAGGCCGACCACATTCGCGACCTCATCGAGCAGGTGCTGTTCACCCATCCCGGTGAGCGGGTGATGCGACCGGATTTCGGCAGCGGGCTCCTGCAGGTGGTCTTCTCGCCCAACAGTGTGGTGCTGGCCGCCACGACGCAGGTGCTGGTACAGAGCTCGTTGCAGCGCTGGCTCAGCGAATGGATCGTGGTGGAGTCGGTGCAGGTGGAAACTATGGATTCGACGTTGCGGGTCACCGTGCAGTATGTGATCAGGGGGAGCGGTGCCCGCGTGGTCGGGACGTTCGTGCAAGGAGGCGGAGCGTGA
- a CDS encoding putative baseplate assembly protein, which translates to MRYSCCDERRREAVRNHPTLNGIDFLEVIDHSAPTEADRQRKLELHFVKPLGTLTLAPANIRIEGGERVTTFHVLSVVAGGGPSADVLTVEVDQPGDFSTYRLRVVTDALNDAVPPGIDPHLATIEFSFKVECPSPFDCASQQICPTVPEPASVIDYLAKDYASFRRVMLDRMSALMPQWKERSPADLGVMLVEALAYTADQLSYQQDAVATEAYLGTARRRVSVRRHARLMDYYVSEGCNARTWVHVQVSADVVRVDPADPAIPIGTKLTTRIQGQLTAIADDPRVYERGEIIFETMEPLQSLFADHNELRFYSWSDERCCLPTGAISATLAGHHPALTPGMILLFEEVIGPETGSSSDADPTRRHVVRLDRVVATATGGGPLTDPVTNQLITDITWHQEDALPFPLCLSAATSTGYRDAVSVARGNLVLADHGVTLAGEELGAVPEPFLFMPRSKEADRCALSTREPVPPRFRPSLSKGPLAHVGPAYDHVNSARAALQWDLRAVQPSISLTGINGTETTIWTARRDLLNSGAEADEYVVEVDNDGSGAIRFGDDVHGRRPETGTAFTAQYRVGNGRAGNIGADSLVHIARAIPEITLVRNPLPAVGGQDPESLQDVRQRAPVAYRVQERAVTEADYAEVTERRADVQRAAATFRWTGSWHTVFVTVDREGGAGLSDEFETDIRAHVERYRMAGHDVEIDGPQFVSLEIDLHVCVGSDHFRSDVERELLGVLSNRDLPDGRQGLFHPDRWTFGQPVYLSAIYGAAHQVTGVESVEVRTFQRQGVPETTGLDGGRLDMAALEIPRLDNDRNFPEHGRLTITLGGGK; encoded by the coding sequence GTGAGGTATTCCTGTTGCGACGAGCGGCGTCGTGAGGCGGTCCGGAATCATCCGACACTGAACGGGATTGATTTTCTGGAAGTCATTGATCACAGCGCGCCGACGGAAGCCGACCGCCAACGGAAACTTGAACTGCATTTTGTGAAGCCGTTGGGGACGTTGACGCTGGCGCCGGCTAACATCAGGATCGAAGGCGGTGAGCGCGTCACCACGTTTCATGTGCTGTCTGTGGTCGCCGGCGGCGGGCCATCCGCCGACGTCCTGACCGTCGAAGTGGATCAACCCGGCGACTTCTCGACGTACAGGCTGCGTGTGGTCACCGATGCCTTGAACGATGCGGTGCCTCCTGGAATCGACCCGCACCTGGCGACGATTGAGTTTTCGTTCAAGGTCGAATGCCCGAGTCCCTTCGACTGTGCGTCGCAACAGATCTGCCCGACGGTGCCGGAACCGGCGTCGGTGATCGATTATCTGGCCAAAGACTATGCGAGTTTCCGGCGGGTCATGCTCGACCGGATGTCGGCACTGATGCCGCAATGGAAGGAACGGAGTCCCGCTGATCTTGGCGTTATGTTGGTGGAGGCGCTGGCCTACACCGCCGATCAATTGAGTTACCAGCAGGATGCTGTCGCAACTGAAGCGTATCTGGGCACGGCGCGGCGCCGCGTCTCCGTCCGTCGTCACGCCCGGCTGATGGATTATTACGTGAGCGAGGGATGTAACGCGAGAACCTGGGTGCATGTTCAGGTCTCAGCGGATGTGGTTCGTGTTGATCCCGCCGACCCGGCCATTCCCATCGGCACCAAGTTGACGACGCGCATCCAGGGACAACTTACCGCCATCGCCGACGATCCGCGCGTCTATGAGCGTGGAGAGATCATCTTCGAAACGATGGAGCCTCTCCAATCTCTCTTTGCCGACCATAATGAGCTGCGGTTCTACAGTTGGAGCGACGAACGCTGTTGCCTTCCCACAGGCGCGATCTCGGCCACACTGGCCGGGCATCATCCGGCGCTCACGCCGGGGATGATCCTGCTGTTTGAAGAAGTCATCGGTCCGGAAACCGGCTCGTCCTCAGATGCCGATCCCACCAGACGGCATGTCGTACGGTTGGATCGCGTTGTTGCGACAGCCACGGGGGGTGGGCCGCTCACCGATCCGGTGACGAACCAGCTGATTACTGACATCACGTGGCATCAGGAAGATGCTTTGCCGTTTCCATTGTGTCTTTCCGCCGCCACGAGCACTGGATATCGTGACGCCGTCAGTGTGGCGAGAGGCAATCTGGTTTTGGCGGATCATGGGGTGACGTTGGCAGGGGAGGAATTGGGGGCCGTGCCGGAGCCGTTTCTCTTCATGCCCCGGTCGAAGGAGGCGGATCGATGCGCCCTGTCCACGCGTGAGCCGGTTCCACCGCGCTTTCGGCCGAGTCTTTCCAAGGGACCGCTCGCGCATGTAGGGCCTGCGTACGACCATGTGAACTCGGCCCGGGCCGCGTTGCAGTGGGACCTGCGAGCGGTGCAGCCGTCCATCAGCCTGACGGGAATCAACGGCACGGAGACGACGATCTGGACGGCGCGGCGAGACCTCCTGAACAGCGGTGCGGAGGCAGATGAGTATGTCGTCGAGGTCGACAATGACGGCAGCGGCGCGATCCGTTTTGGAGACGACGTCCATGGTCGCCGGCCTGAAACCGGCACCGCGTTTACGGCTCAGTATCGTGTCGGAAACGGCCGCGCGGGAAATATCGGGGCGGATTCGCTGGTCCACATTGCGCGTGCCATACCCGAAATCACCCTGGTGCGCAATCCCTTACCGGCCGTCGGTGGGCAGGATCCCGAATCGTTGCAGGACGTGCGTCAGCGCGCACCGGTGGCCTATCGCGTGCAAGAGCGAGCCGTGACAGAAGCGGATTACGCCGAGGTGACCGAACGTCGAGCCGACGTGCAGCGGGCTGCCGCCACGTTTCGTTGGACGGGGAGTTGGCACACGGTGTTTGTGACGGTCGATCGTGAGGGAGGCGCCGGTCTATCGGACGAGTTCGAGACAGACATTCGGGCGCATGTGGAGCGGTATCGCATGGCCGGTCATGATGTGGAAATTGACGGCCCGCAGTTCGTGTCGTTGGAGATTGATCTGCACGTCTGCGTGGGGTCCGATCATTTCCGGAGTGATGTCGAGCGTGAGTTGCTCGGCGTCCTCAGCAACCGCGATTTGCCGGACGGACGGCAAGGCCTCTTCCATCCGGATCGCTGGACCTTCGGGCAGCCGGTGTACCTGAGTGCGATTTACGGGGCCGCCCATCAAGTCACCGGCGTGGAGTCGGTGGAGGTGCGGACATTTCAGCGGCAGGGGGTGCCGGAGACGACAGGGCTCGATGGTGGACGCCTGGACATGGCCGCATTGGAGATTCCCCGCCTCGACAATGACCGCAACTTCCCGGAGCACGGCCGCTTGACCATTACGTTGGGAGGAGGGAAATGA
- a CDS encoding putative baseplate assembly protein: MSQDVRNECGCCAGIEAATPGLLFNRPGLSAIAYRVGTYQTFRQSLQARLSDSRWTVLRGLRTRDDDDFTIALLDAWAMTGDILTFYQERIANESYLRTATERLSILEQSRLLGYQLGPGLAAATHLAFTLEEHPGLPQQAVQPITLAIGTKVQSVPGPDEQPQTFETIEAIQARTEWNALRAQQTASQLLSWNMTELWVAGTNVGLTVGEVLLIVTDTGSGFEASIRRVTGVMSHLERKSTQVLLATLSSSAGTIAATRPGVYVMRTIASPFGHNAPLQPQYSSGVFQGTFSEWALDASETVTRITLSSRNDKILKDSVVVVEQDDPGTGSRIWTFALVSDVVHRSVARYGIAGNGTQLTLSAGWAKDADSKLDLLRTMTIAAQNEELTPAALPLLYPVYGEELSFDQLVDGLMPGRPLAVSGTRQRIRITAVPRTSKRRRLPLDLPGDVPSPPDLPDVPDIELPPILMLDSGEVVFLTVGDMLSLVAPPMTVAGSVLTALTPSEFGAALTDSAPPLLRLQVMDRDGQIGYVNISAGAIEMLPPSDADDTVSEIAFIDEAIGTSIAQDRDRTTVQLATALVNVYARTTVRINANVAAATHGESVREPLGSGDAAVPYQHFTLRQPPLTYVGADTPDGSTSTLKVYVNEVLWEEVPFFYGHGPTERIYITRRDDEGRTTIRFGDGITGARLPTGQNNVRAEYRKGTGLGGLVRAGQLSLLMSRPLGLKGVLNPEAAEGAEDPESRDDARTNAPLTVLTMERAVSLQDYEDFARTFSGVAKAQAVWVWDGRKRSIFLTVAGPDGEVLTEDGSVITKLKESLRTYGDPFVAFTVKPYRQAWFEIDGTVTIDPEHVSNVVMDAISVDLGQRYAFEARAFGQPVALSEVIAAIQAVPGVVAVDLDRFARTDHTLPAIQPRLIADRPAMGADGVMPAAELLLLDPGSLTQLKAVQ; encoded by the coding sequence ATGAGTCAGGACGTTCGAAACGAATGCGGCTGCTGCGCCGGTATCGAGGCTGCCACTCCCGGCCTGCTCTTTAACCGACCGGGCCTATCGGCGATCGCCTATCGCGTCGGGACGTACCAGACATTCCGGCAGAGCCTCCAGGCGCGGTTGTCTGACAGTCGCTGGACGGTTCTGCGGGGGCTGAGGACGCGCGATGACGATGATTTCACCATCGCGCTGTTGGATGCGTGGGCCATGACCGGCGACATCCTCACTTTCTACCAGGAGCGCATCGCCAACGAATCCTATCTGCGGACCGCCACGGAGCGCCTCTCGATTCTTGAGCAGTCGCGCCTGCTCGGGTATCAACTTGGTCCTGGGCTCGCTGCCGCCACACATCTGGCCTTCACGCTGGAAGAGCACCCTGGCCTGCCGCAACAAGCCGTCCAGCCGATCACGTTGGCGATTGGGACCAAGGTGCAAAGTGTTCCGGGGCCGGATGAACAACCGCAGACGTTCGAGACCATCGAGGCCATCCAGGCCAGAACGGAATGGAACGCCCTCCGGGCGCAGCAGACAGCATCGCAACTCCTCAGCTGGAACATGACGGAGTTATGGGTGGCGGGCACGAATGTCGGTCTCACGGTCGGGGAGGTGCTACTGATAGTGACAGACACCGGCAGTGGGTTTGAGGCGTCGATCCGTCGCGTGACCGGCGTCATGTCTCATCTCGAGCGTAAGAGTACACAGGTGCTGCTTGCCACACTTTCCAGCAGTGCCGGGACGATCGCCGCGACCAGGCCGGGCGTCTACGTCATGCGGACGATCGCTTCGCCGTTCGGGCACAATGCGCCATTACAACCGCAATACAGCAGCGGTGTATTTCAGGGCACGTTCAGCGAGTGGGCGTTGGACGCCAGTGAGACGGTGACGCGCATCACCCTCAGCAGCCGCAACGACAAGATCCTGAAGGACAGTGTCGTCGTCGTCGAACAAGACGATCCGGGTACTGGCTCTCGCATCTGGACCTTTGCCCTGGTGTCCGATGTCGTCCATCGTTCGGTGGCCCGGTATGGCATCGCCGGCAATGGAACTCAATTGACCCTCAGCGCCGGTTGGGCCAAGGATGCCGATTCGAAATTGGATCTGCTGCGCACGATGACGATCGCGGCTCAGAACGAGGAGTTGACGCCGGCGGCCTTGCCGCTTCTGTATCCGGTGTATGGTGAGGAGCTGTCATTCGATCAACTGGTCGACGGCCTGATGCCGGGACGCCCGCTCGCGGTAAGCGGAACGCGTCAGCGCATCCGCATCACCGCCGTTCCTCGCACGTCAAAACGAAGACGCCTGCCCCTCGATCTTCCTGGTGATGTTCCGAGTCCGCCGGACCTGCCGGATGTGCCTGATATTGAGCTGCCCCCCATCCTCATGCTGGATTCTGGTGAGGTTGTCTTTCTCACGGTCGGAGACATGCTTTCCCTGGTCGCGCCGCCCATGACCGTTGCCGGCTCCGTGCTCACGGCGCTTACCCCGTCGGAGTTCGGCGCGGCGCTGACCGACTCGGCTCCGCCTCTGCTGCGACTGCAGGTCATGGATCGAGACGGACAAATCGGGTACGTCAACATCAGCGCCGGAGCCATCGAGATGCTACCTCCGTCTGATGCGGATGACACGGTGAGCGAGATCGCCTTCATCGACGAAGCGATCGGAACCAGCATCGCTCAGGATCGCGATCGCACGACCGTCCAACTCGCCACGGCGCTGGTCAACGTGTACGCGCGCACAACGGTTCGTATCAACGCCAACGTCGCCGCCGCCACTCACGGCGAAAGTGTGAGGGAACCGTTAGGCAGCGGTGACGCGGCCGTACCCTATCAGCACTTCACGCTGCGGCAACCACCTCTCACCTATGTTGGGGCCGATACGCCGGACGGTTCGACCTCGACGCTGAAGGTCTACGTCAATGAGGTCTTGTGGGAAGAAGTCCCGTTTTTCTACGGGCATGGCCCCACCGAGCGCATCTACATCACCAGGCGGGACGACGAGGGGCGTACCACCATCCGATTCGGCGACGGGATCACGGGGGCGCGGTTGCCGACCGGCCAGAACAACGTGCGGGCGGAGTACCGGAAGGGAACGGGCCTCGGAGGGCTCGTGCGAGCCGGACAATTGAGCTTGCTGATGAGCCGACCGCTCGGGTTGAAGGGCGTGCTGAATCCGGAGGCTGCGGAGGGGGCTGAAGATCCGGAGTCGAGGGACGATGCCCGCACGAACGCGCCGCTGACCGTCCTGACGATGGAGCGTGCCGTGTCGCTGCAAGATTATGAAGATTTCGCCAGGACCTTTTCCGGTGTCGCCAAGGCCCAAGCCGTCTGGGTCTGGGATGGCCGCAAGCGGAGCATCTTCCTCACAGTCGCCGGTCCGGATGGAGAGGTATTGACGGAGGACGGTTCCGTTATCACGAAGTTGAAGGAGTCCCTGCGCACGTACGGTGATCCGTTTGTCGCGTTCACCGTGAAGCCCTATCGGCAGGCCTGGTTTGAGATCGACGGCACGGTGACGATCGATCCGGAGCATGTCAGCAACGTCGTGATGGACGCCATATCGGTCGATCTTGGGCAACGGTATGCCTTTGAGGCGAGGGCGTTCGGGCAGCCCGTTGCGCTGAGCGAGGTGATCGCCGCAATCCAGGCCGTTCCCGGTGTGGTGGCGGTGGATCTGGACCGGTTCGCGCGCACAGACCACACGCTACCGGCGATTCAGCCGCGTCTGATCGCCGATCGCCCGGCTATGGGTGCGGACGGGGTCATGCCGGCGGCGGAACTGTTGTTGCTTGATCCCGGCTCATTGACTCAACTGAAGGCGGTCCAATGA